GCCGTGTCGATCCCGTGGGCCAAGGCGGCCGCTCCCGACAGCCGGTTCCGGTCCAAGACCGAACTCGACGAGATCTACGCCGATCTCGATCCGACGACGCCGACCATCGCCTACTGCCGCATCGGCGAGCGATCGAGCCACACCTGGTTCGTCCTGACCCATCTGCTGGGCTTTGAGAACGTACGCAATTACGACGGGTCCTGGACCGAGTGGGGCAACGCCGTGCGTGTGCCGATCGCCATCGGCCCGGAGCCGGGCTCGGCCCCCGCCTGAGATATGAGTCTGCCCGCACCACTGGCCGAGATCGTCGAGGACTTCGGCGCACTCGGCGACTCGGACAAGGTGACACTCCTCCTGGAGTTCTCCCGCGAACTGCCCGACCTCCCGGGACACCTGCGCGAGGACGCCATGGAACCGGTACCGGAATGCCAGTCGCCGGTCTTCCTGTCGGTCGACGCAACCGACCCGGCGTCGGTGCGGCTGTATTTCAGCGCACCGCCCGAGGCACCGACCACCCGTGGCTTCGCGTCGATCCTGCATCAGGGGCTCGACGGCGCGTCGGCCGACGACATCCTTGCCGTGCCGGCCGATTTCTACCACGATCTGGGCCTCGGTTCGGCGGTGAGTCCGCTGCGCCTGCGCGGCATGGCAGGGATGCTCGGCCGGATCAAGTCCCAGGTCCGTGCCGCACGGTCGGGTGACCGAGCCGGCGGGCCGTCCCTCGGGACATGAAGTTCATCCAGATCCGTGAGGAGCCCATCGATCCCGGCGGACTCGTCGAGTGGATGCCCTACGTGCCCGGCGGTCTCGGCACCTGGATTCACGATTCCCGCCTGACCTCCCACAACCACGAACAACACCTGCGGTCGGCGTTCGAGTATCGCCTCCGCACCCGCCGCGAGGGCGGTCGCGAATCCTGGCTCGGGGTCTCCATCGAATTCGACGAGCCGTTGTCGATCCCGGCGGTGCGTGCGACGCTGATGCGCTGGATTGACCGCCACGAGGTGCTCCGCAGCCACGTGGTCATCAAGGGTGACGGCCTGCAACGGCTCAGCACCGCGCCCGGCACGGTCAAACTCAAGATGGGCCGGATCGGTTGGTACACCGAATCGGGACCATTGGTCGAGCAGATCGCCGGTGCGTTCGACCGGGCCACGGCACCCCTGCACTGGCCGGCGTACATGTTCGCCACCGTCGGCCGGGAGGATTCGTTCACGCTGCTGTTCGCCGCCGACCACTCGCTGGTCGACGGCTACTCGCTGATCATGGCGCAGCACGAACTGGTCACCCTGTACCGGGCGGCCCGCGACCACACCGAACCCGAACTCCCGGAGGTCGGCAGCTACGTCGACTTCAGTGCCGAGGAGCGACGCCAGGCCGACCAGACCGGCGCCGACCATCCGGCGGCCGCGATATGGTCCACATTCCTGCGTGCCGGCCGGGGAGGAATGCCGGGATTCCACCTGCGGCGGAGTGACCCGGAACCTTCGGCAGCCCGACTGCCCGGACCGGTCGTCGAGCCGGGCGACGACTCGCCGGTCCCGCAGGACGCCATCACCGGTGTCGTTCTCGACGACGACGCCGCCAACCGATTCACCGCGGTCTGCTCGGCGGCCGGCGGGACGATGACCGCAGGCGTGCTGGCCGCCTTCGCGCTCGTCTACCACCGGCACACCGGCGACCCCGAGTTCCGCTGCGTCCTGCCCCGCCACACCCGCGACGACAAGCGCTGGCTGACCGCTCTGGGATGGTTCGTCGCCGTCGCCCCCTTCTGCATCGACGTCTCCGACTCGCCGACCTTCGATCAGGCGGTGGTGCGGGCCACGGCGGAACTGAAACGATGCAGGCAGGGCGCATCACTGCCCTTCCTGCGGGTGGCCGAACTCATCGGTCAACGCGGGGAGCCCCGCTTCGTCATCTCGTTCATCGACACCCGCTACGCACCGGGCGCGGCCGCCGCGGACGCGGGCCGGGCGAAGGTGCTGCGCAGCCACAGCTACGCGCCGCACGAGGTCTACATCTGGATCAACCGGACCCCATCGGGCATCCGGGTCTCCGCGCGTTTCCCACCCGAGCCCGTCGCGGTCGCGGCCGGTCCCGAGGCGGGAGTGAACAATCCCACTCCGCCCGATCACCCGGACGTTCCGGTCGCCGAGATCGGCGACGGCGAGACCACCGATATCGGTCCGGTCCACGCCTACCTGCGTGATTTCGCGCAGCTCCTCCGAGAGATCGGCGATACCAGCACGTTTGGCACCCAGGGGTGACCGACACGGTACTCATCGGTAACCTGACCGCAGCCGACCGATCAATTGCTCGGTGGGCTATGGTGTTGCCCGGAACACGCGACGCTTAGACTCCAAGTGTCGTGCGTCACCCGTCCGGCCCGCACCCGGCCGCCACGGGTGGACACCAAGACGAGTGATGTCCGACTTACCAGCCAGTGCCGCTCACGAGCGGCGCGACGCCCAGGAGAACAAGTGCCAAGTCCCTCTGCGAACAGTATTTCCAAGGTCCTCATCGCCAACCGCGGCGAGATCGCCGTGCGCGTCATCCGGGCCGCCCGAGATGCCGGTATCCCCAGCGTCGCCGTCTATGCCGAGCCGGACGCCGAGGCGCTGTTCGTCAAACTCGCCGACGAGGCATTCGCCCTCGGCGGACAGACCTCCGCAGAGTCGTACCTGGTGTTCGACAAGATCCTCGACGCCGCCGCCAAGTCGGGCGCCAACGCCGTTCATCCCGGATACGGCTTCCTCTCCGAGAACGGCGACTTCGCGCAGGCCGTCATCGACGCGGGCCTGATCTGGATCGGACCGTCCCCGCAGTCGATCCGCGACCTCGGTGACAAGGTCACCGCGCGCCACATCGCACTCAAGGCCAACGCGCCGATGGCTCCCGGCACCAAGGACCCCGTCAAGAACGCCGACGAGGTCGTCGCATTCGCCGAGGAACACGGCGTGCCCGTTGCGATCAAGGCGGCGTTCGGCGGCGGCGGCCGCGGCATGAAGGTCGCCTACACCATCGAGGAGATCCCGCACCTGTTCGAGTCGGCCACCCGCGAGGCGGTCGCCGCGTTCGGTCGCGGTGAGTGCTTCGTCGAGCGCTACCTCGACAAGGCCCGCCACGTCGAGGCCCAGGTGATCGCCGACCAGCACGGCAACGTCATCGTCGCGGGGACCCGCGACTGCTCGCTGCAGCGTCGCTTCCAGAAGCTCGTCGAGGAGGCCCCCGCGCCGTTCCTCAGCGACGAACAGCGCACCAAGATCCACGAATCCGCCAAGGCGATCTGCCGCGAGGCCGGCTACTACGGCGCGGGCACCGTCGAGTTCCTCGTCGGCAGCGACGGCCTGGTCTCCTTCCTCGAGGTCAACACCCGCCTGCAGGTGGAACACCCGGTCACCGAGGAGACCGCAGGCATCGACCTCGTGCGTCAGCAGTTCCGCATCGCCAACGGCGACAAGCTGGAGATCTCCGAGGATCCGACGCCGCGCGGCCACTCGTTCGAGTTCCGCATCAACGGTGAGGACGCCGGCCGCAACTTCCTGCCCGCGCCGGGCCCCATCACCGTGTACAAGGAGCCGACCGGCCCCGGTGTGCGTGTCGACTCGGGCGTCGTCGAGGGCGACGTCATCGGTGGACAGTTCGACTCGATGCTCGCCAAGCTGATCGTCACCGGCGAGAACCGCGAACAGGCACTCGAGCGGTCGGCGCGTGCGCTGGCCGAGTTCCAGGTCGAGGGTCTTGCCACGGTGCTCCCGTTCCACCGGCACATCGTCGAGAACCCGGCGTTCCACGGGCACACCGACGAGAACGGCGACGAGAAGTTCGACATCTACACCAAGTGGATCGAGACCGACTGGGACAACCCGATCGAGCCCTACACGGGTGGCGAGCCGATCGAGGACGACGAGTCGCTGCCGCGTCAGAACGTGGTCGTCGAGGTCGGTGGCCGCCGGGTCGAGGTCTCGCTGCCGGGTGATCTGACCCTCGGTGGCGGCGGTGGCGCCGGCAACGGTGTCGTCCGCAAGAAGCCGAAGGCGCGCGCGCGCAAGAAGGGCGGCAATGCCGCGGTCTCCGGCGACGCCGTGCAGGCCCCCATGCAGGGCACCGTGGTGAAGGTCGCCGTCGAGGAAGGCCAGGAGGTCTCCGCCGGAGAGCTGGTCGTCGTGCTCGAGGCGATGAAGATGGAGAACCCGGTCACCGCCCACAAGGACGGTGTGGTCACCGGTCTCGCCGTCGAGGCGGGCGCCGCGGTCACCCAGGGCACCCTGCTGCTCGAACTGAAGTAGCGAAGCAGACCGCAGGACCCGTGGAAGCCGTCGAGATCAATGCCGGCGCGTGGTACCTGCGCGCGCTGCGCGCCGACGACCGCATCTCCGACGTCCCCGCGCTCGACGACCTCGGACTCGACGACCCGGCCGGCTACGTCGCTTCGGCGACGGCCGGGTGGTCTGCGGAGACGGCATTCACGTGGGCGGTCTGTGAACCGACGACCGGTGAACTCGTCGCGCTGATCGGCTTCCGCGACGACGGCACGCCGGTCCCGCTGCAGGGCCGCGCACGATCGGGACACCAGTCGGCGCTCGCCGCCGCGACCGGTCCCGTCGCCCGGTTCGGAGCGGCCGCGATCGGCCTGGAGATCACCGACGCACTGACCGACGCGATCCCCATGCCCTAGCCCGGATCCCGCTCGCGGCGGATCCGTCGGTTCGGGCCGACCGGCAGGGGTTGGCCGGTCCTGCCGTTCAGTTCGGGCGATCCCGGTCCCGCCCGGACGCCAGATCGCCGCAGTCGACGCCCAGCACGTCGGCGGCGTGCGCCGCCAGATACCGTCCGGCACCGACGTCACCGTGCAGCGTCTCGGTCATCGCGTCGAGATGATCGGCGCCCACGTACACCGGGTGGCCCGGCAGGCCACCGAACATCGCGCGCGCCAAGACGTCGCGCCGCCGCGCGGCCACGCCGACGACACGCTCCACCACCGCCGCACCGACATCCGGTGTGTCAACAACATGTAAAACCATCCCGGCCACCCACGACCGTCCGCGAGCCACCCCGACCGCGCGGCGCACCGTCGCGCCGAGCCCATCGGCCCAGTCCGGCACCCACA
This sequence is a window from Gordonia insulae. Protein-coding genes within it:
- a CDS encoding acetyl/propionyl/methylcrotonyl-CoA carboxylase subunit alpha, producing the protein MPSPSANSISKVLIANRGEIAVRVIRAARDAGIPSVAVYAEPDAEALFVKLADEAFALGGQTSAESYLVFDKILDAAAKSGANAVHPGYGFLSENGDFAQAVIDAGLIWIGPSPQSIRDLGDKVTARHIALKANAPMAPGTKDPVKNADEVVAFAEEHGVPVAIKAAFGGGGRGMKVAYTIEEIPHLFESATREAVAAFGRGECFVERYLDKARHVEAQVIADQHGNVIVAGTRDCSLQRRFQKLVEEAPAPFLSDEQRTKIHESAKAICREAGYYGAGTVEFLVGSDGLVSFLEVNTRLQVEHPVTEETAGIDLVRQQFRIANGDKLEISEDPTPRGHSFEFRINGEDAGRNFLPAPGPITVYKEPTGPGVRVDSGVVEGDVIGGQFDSMLAKLIVTGENREQALERSARALAEFQVEGLATVLPFHRHIVENPAFHGHTDENGDEKFDIYTKWIETDWDNPIEPYTGGEPIEDDESLPRQNVVVEVGGRRVEVSLPGDLTLGGGGGAGNGVVRKKPKARARKKGGNAAVSGDAVQAPMQGTVVKVAVEEGQEVSAGELVVVLEAMKMENPVTAHKDGVVTGLAVEAGAAVTQGTLLLELK
- a CDS encoding condensation domain-containing protein, giving the protein MKFIQIREEPIDPGGLVEWMPYVPGGLGTWIHDSRLTSHNHEQHLRSAFEYRLRTRREGGRESWLGVSIEFDEPLSIPAVRATLMRWIDRHEVLRSHVVIKGDGLQRLSTAPGTVKLKMGRIGWYTESGPLVEQIAGAFDRATAPLHWPAYMFATVGREDSFTLLFAADHSLVDGYSLIMAQHELVTLYRAARDHTEPELPEVGSYVDFSAEERRQADQTGADHPAAAIWSTFLRAGRGGMPGFHLRRSDPEPSAARLPGPVVEPGDDSPVPQDAITGVVLDDDAANRFTAVCSAAGGTMTAGVLAAFALVYHRHTGDPEFRCVLPRHTRDDKRWLTALGWFVAVAPFCIDVSDSPTFDQAVVRATAELKRCRQGASLPFLRVAELIGQRGEPRFVISFIDTRYAPGAAAADAGRAKVLRSHSYAPHEVYIWINRTPSGIRVSARFPPEPVAVAAGPEAGVNNPTPPDHPDVPVAEIGDGETTDIGPVHAYLRDFAQLLREIGDTSTFGTQG
- a CDS encoding SufE family protein; protein product: MSLPAPLAEIVEDFGALGDSDKVTLLLEFSRELPDLPGHLREDAMEPVPECQSPVFLSVDATDPASVRLYFSAPPEAPTTRGFASILHQGLDGASADDILAVPADFYHDLGLGSAVSPLRLRGMAGMLGRIKSQVRAARSGDRAGGPSLGT
- a CDS encoding GNAT family N-acetyltransferase encodes the protein MEAVEINAGAWYLRALRADDRISDVPALDDLGLDDPAGYVASATAGWSAETAFTWAVCEPTTGELVALIGFRDDGTPVPLQGRARSGHQSALAAATGPVARFGAAAIGLEITDALTDAIPMP
- a CDS encoding nucleotidyltransferase family protein, which gives rise to MVADSGDRVVPTAGDDGGGVLGVVLAAGAGTRYGEPKIVARQGEWLENAVRALADGGCREVVVAMGARVVEPPAGASVLWVPDWADGLGATVRRAVGVARGRSWVAGMVLHVVDTPDVGAAVVERVVGVAARRRDVLARAMFGGLPGHPVYVGADHLDAMTETLHGDVGAGRYLAAHAADVLGVDCGDLASGRDRDRPN